Proteins from a genomic interval of Chitinophagales bacterium:
- a CDS encoding hydantoinase B/oxoprolinase family protein, with product MTSSIKTNNVIWQIWIDTGGTFTDCLAISPDRQQHTAKVLSSSRLRAKIVAQISPNTFKIAHTWEIKHPQLLERYGFQLLQKEHKTSIVTHFNANENTLQVSQNITASIGQNFELQSPEEAPILAARLVTQTPLLQSLPPIQMRLGSTKGTNALLERTGAKVALFTTKGFADLLEIGNQQRPDLFALHIQKATQLYNTVIEVPERLAANGSILQSIDLSSIEGKINDLQKQGIDSVAIALLHSYKNPLHELQLAEYLRHQGFQNISYSSKLSPLIKIVPRASTAVVNAYLEPIIQRYLEKVQKPLITQTTEVSETSVVSNLHIMTSAGGLVKSQQFTPKDSLLSGPAGGVVGATKIGQSVGFDQLITFDMGGTSTDVARFNGQYDYQFEQKVGDAHLFAPALAIETVAAGGGSICSFDGFRLKVGPESGGANPGPACYGSGGALTITDVNLLLGRLDENAFGIPIQIEAAERQLQQIQEAIAKKQGAKPSKTAILQAFTTIANEKMADAIRKISVQKGYDAKEYALVAFGGAGGQHACELAELLEMETVIVPHQAGILSAYGMGQAAIERFVEKQILQSLENFAGKMKNVLKELGEDAMGVLKEEGLDAEVRQCLLYLRLKGQESTLEIDGKMLVENGLKEEKNVLQELQRAFEEKYRQVYGHWVEKKNVAIEVESVRVIATSFLFPPKQEYYNEVLSSKKELLVEEKTILEDDYKKMNTKKVCFNGEWVETSIFHFNELPPHAKIEGTALVLYDHSTLLIPPYWTFQVETSKTGVLTYDGRQQEFGGSEESITSEYLHTQASKNFNSSILQHFNTNKSLKLELFTNRFKAIANEMGAMLQRTAMSVNVKERLDFSCALLDQEGFLVVNAPHIPVHLGSLGICVRSLVPFMEMEEGDTVVTNHPAFGGSHLPDVTLVSPVFSTKGKGLLGYVANRAHHAEIGGTRPGSMPPDARTLGEEGVVIEPTYLVKKWTAKWAEIRNILGGATYPSRAIDENMADLRAALAANQRGIQALQELEEKFGADEVAFFMEELKNHARQVTQNALAAYGSGVYEAVEYLDDGAAIAVKITLKEDKSDKHHIDFSGTGKVQAGNLNANPAIVNSALMYVLRLLIREDLPLNEGIMSDIEVHLPENCLLNPTFSENPKSCPAVVGGNTEVSQRLTDTLLKAFGLAACSQGTMNNLLFGNESFGYYETICGGSGAVDGFEGASAVHTHMTNTRITDPEIMEHRYPVRLEHFAIRKGSGGKGLYGGGDGVIRQIRFLAPVALSVLTQHRKSSPYGLQGGENGAVGLQYVIRKNGDIVELDSVDGCDLEVDDVVVMETPGGGGFGMFDGER from the coding sequence TTGACTTCTTCAATAAAAACCAACAACGTTATTTGGCAAATTTGGATAGACACAGGCGGGACTTTCACCGACTGCTTGGCCATTTCGCCCGATAGACAGCAACATACAGCAAAAGTATTGAGCAGCAGCCGACTTCGTGCAAAAATAGTGGCGCAAATCTCACCCAATACCTTCAAAATTGCCCATACTTGGGAAATCAAACATCCACAATTGCTCGAAAGATATGGTTTTCAATTGCTGCAAAAAGAACACAAAACGTCTATTGTTACCCACTTCAATGCCAATGAAAACACGCTTCAAGTTTCCCAAAACATCACCGCTTCAATCGGTCAAAATTTTGAGCTACAAAGCCCCGAAGAAGCACCGATTTTAGCAGCAAGATTGGTCACACAAACCCCCTTACTTCAATCCTTACCTCCCATTCAAATGCGCTTAGGCTCGACCAAAGGCACAAACGCCCTCTTAGAGCGAACAGGCGCGAAAGTGGCTCTTTTCACCACAAAAGGTTTTGCAGACCTCCTCGAAATCGGCAATCAACAACGCCCAGACCTATTCGCCCTTCACATTCAAAAAGCTACCCAACTCTACAATACCGTCATTGAAGTACCCGAAAGATTGGCAGCCAATGGCAGTATTTTACAGTCCATTGACTTGTCTTCCATTGAAGGAAAGATAAACGACCTTCAAAAACAAGGAATTGACTCCGTTGCCATTGCCTTATTACACAGCTACAAAAATCCCCTTCACGAACTTCAATTAGCCGAATATCTCCGTCACCAAGGTTTCCAAAACATTTCCTATTCCTCCAAATTATCACCATTGATAAAAATCGTTCCCCGTGCTTCAACGGCAGTCGTCAATGCCTATTTAGAACCCATTATTCAGCGATATTTGGAGAAAGTACAAAAACCTCTCATTACGCAAACTACCGAAGTCTCAGAGACTTCAGTAGTTTCCAATCTGCATATCATGACAAGCGCAGGCGGCCTCGTCAAATCCCAACAATTCACCCCAAAAGACAGCTTACTAAGTGGCCCAGCGGGAGGCGTAGTAGGTGCTACAAAAATCGGACAATCAGTAGGTTTTGACCAGTTGATTACCTTCGATATGGGCGGAACAAGCACAGATGTTGCCCGCTTCAATGGGCAATATGACTACCAATTTGAGCAAAAAGTAGGGGATGCTCACCTGTTCGCCCCCGCTTTGGCAATCGAAACAGTAGCTGCAGGAGGCGGTTCGATTTGCAGTTTTGATGGCTTTCGATTGAAGGTAGGCCCTGAAAGTGGAGGCGCAAACCCAGGTCCAGCTTGTTATGGTTCGGGTGGAGCTTTGACGATTACCGATGTCAATTTGCTTTTGGGAAGATTGGATGAAAATGCTTTTGGTATTCCTATACAAATCGAAGCGGCTGAACGCCAATTGCAGCAAATACAAGAAGCGATTGCAAAAAAACAAGGTGCAAAACCTTCAAAAACAGCTATTCTTCAAGCTTTCACCACTATTGCCAATGAAAAGATGGCAGATGCAATTCGTAAAATTTCGGTGCAAAAAGGCTACGATGCCAAAGAATATGCACTGGTTGCTTTTGGTGGGGCGGGTGGTCAACACGCATGTGAATTGGCGGAATTGTTGGAGATGGAGACGGTCATTGTACCACATCAAGCAGGAATTTTGAGTGCTTATGGCATGGGACAGGCCGCAATTGAGCGTTTTGTAGAAAAGCAGATTTTGCAGTCTTTGGAGAATTTTGCAGGGAAAATGAAAAATGTGTTGAAGGAATTGGGTGAGGATGCAATGGGAGTTTTGAAGGAAGAAGGTTTGGATGCGGAAGTGCGGCAATGTTTGTTGTATTTGCGATTGAAAGGACAGGAAAGCACTTTAGAGATTGATGGGAAGATGTTGGTTGAGAACGGATTGAAGGAAGAGAAAAATGTTTTGCAAGAGCTTCAAAGGGCTTTTGAAGAGAAATATCGGCAGGTATATGGGCATTGGGTGGAGAAGAAAAATGTGGCTATTGAAGTGGAGTCGGTGCGGGTGATTGCGACCTCCTTTTTGTTCCCTCCAAAACAGGAATATTACAATGAAGTTTTATCTTCAAAGAAGGAACTTCTCGTGGAGGAAAAGACTATTTTGGAGGATGACTACAAAAAAATGAACACCAAGAAGGTTTGCTTCAATGGTGAATGGGTAGAAACATCTATTTTTCACTTCAATGAATTACCACCTCATGCAAAAATTGAAGGGACGGCTTTGGTTTTGTATGACCACAGCACGCTGTTGATTCCTCCTTATTGGACCTTTCAAGTGGAGACTTCAAAGACTGGAGTTCTTACTTACGATGGACGGCAACAGGAATTTGGGGGTTCGGAGGAATCTATTACATCTGAATACCTACATACTCAAGCATCTAAAAACTTTAACTCCTCAATACTCCAACACTTCAACACAAACAAAAGCCTAAAATTGGAACTTTTCACCAACCGCTTCAAAGCGATTGCAAACGAAATGGGGGCAATGTTGCAGCGCACTGCGATGTCGGTGAATGTGAAAGAACGGCTGGATTTTTCGTGTGCATTGTTGGACCAGGAAGGATTTTTGGTGGTCAATGCGCCGCATATTCCTGTGCATTTGGGAAGTTTGGGGATTTGTGTACGGTCTTTGGTTCCGTTTATGGAAATGGAAGAGGGTGATACAGTTGTGACGAATCACCCAGCTTTTGGAGGTTCGCATTTGCCTGATGTAACGTTGGTTAGTCCTGTGTTTTCGACAAAAGGGAAAGGCTTGTTGGGTTATGTAGCGAATCGGGCGCATCATGCCGAAATTGGAGGAACTCGACCAGGTTCTATGCCACCTGATGCGAGGACTTTGGGGGAAGAAGGGGTCGTTATTGAGCCGACTTATTTGGTGAAAAAATGGACTGCAAAGTGGGCAGAGATTCGAAATATATTGGGAGGTGCGACTTATCCGAGCCGAGCAATTGACGAGAATATGGCGGATTTACGGGCGGCTTTGGCAGCGAATCAGAGAGGGATTCAGGCATTGCAAGAATTGGAGGAAAAGTTTGGCGCAGATGAGGTGGCGTTTTTTATGGAAGAGTTGAAAAATCACGCTCGACAGGTGACTCAAAATGCGCTTGCAGCTTATGGAAGTGGCGTTTATGAAGCAGTGGAATATTTGGACGATGGTGCAGCGATTGCAGTGAAAATCACCTTGAAGGAAGACAAATCGGACAAACACCACATAGATTTTTCGGGAACTGGAAAGGTGCAAGCGGGCAATTTGAATGCCAATCCTGCGATTGTGAACAGTGCTTTGATGTATGTTTTGCGCTTGTTGATTCGAGAAGATTTACCTCTGAATGAGGGGATTATGAGCGACATTGAAGTGCATCTTCCCGAAAATTGTCTGCTGAATCCCACTTTTTCGGAAAATCCAAAAAGCTGTCCTGCGGTGGTGGGCGGCAATACAGAGGTGAGTCAACGCTTGACTGATACGCTACTGAAAGCCTTTGGCTTGGCGGCTTGTAGTCAAGGTACGATGAACAATTTGTTGTTTGGGAATGAGTCGTTTGGGTATTACGAAACGATTTGTGGAGGTAGTGGGGCGGTTGATGGTTTTGAAGGGGCTTCGGCGGTACATACGCACATGACGAATACCCGCATTACCGACCCCGAAATCATGGAACACCGCTATCCTGTTCGTTTGGAGCATTTTGCGATTCGTAAGGGTTCGGGCGGAAAGGGCTTGTATGGTGGAGGTGATGGAGTGATTCGCCAAATTCGATTCCTTGCGCCGGTGGCTTTATCGGTTTTGACCCAACATCGGAAGTCTTCACCTTATGGTTTGCAGGGTGGTGAAAACGGTGCTGTTGGGCTGCAATATGTGATTCGGAAAAATGGCGACATTGTGGAATTGGACTCGGTGGATGGCTGTGATTTGGAAGTAGATGATGTGGTGGTGATGGAAACCCCTGGTGGAGGTGGGTTTGGAATGTTTGACGGTGAACGATAG
- a CDS encoding type VI secretion system tube protein Hcp: MKKITLFLAIVGMLSMFLTTELSAQLLVKFDGIDGEATVQGHEKWTDFSSIQFGVARQGSVNTGGVRQRSAAHMTEVNLTKMFDKSSIKLLEATTIGQIFKKVEIHLMKNGGNGKGMFIYLTITLENAAITNYSISSGGQRPEENVVVQFEKINFEHTLSDGSKIPFKWDLQSGSK, from the coding sequence ATGAAGAAAATTACCTTGTTTTTAGCCATTGTAGGTATGTTGTCTATGTTTTTAACCACTGAATTATCCGCTCAGCTATTAGTGAAGTTCGATGGGATTGATGGAGAAGCAACAGTCCAAGGACATGAAAAGTGGACTGACTTTAGCAGCATTCAATTTGGGGTTGCAAGACAAGGAAGTGTGAATACAGGTGGTGTTAGACAACGCTCTGCTGCTCATATGACGGAAGTAAACCTTACTAAAATGTTTGACAAATCTTCTATTAAGTTGTTGGAAGCTACGACTATTGGGCAAATTTTTAAAAAAGTGGAGATTCACTTGATGAAAAATGGTGGAAATGGAAAAGGAATGTTTATATACCTCACTATCACGCTTGAAAATGCCGCTATCACCAACTATAGTATTAGTAGTGGAGGTCAACGCCCAGAGGAGAATGTGGTAGTTCAATTTGAAAAAATAAACTTCGAACATACGCTTTCAGATGGTTCAAAGATTCCATTTAAGTGGGATTTACAATCAGGTAGTAAATAA
- a CDS encoding ABC transporter ATP-binding protein gives MYEVQNPMLRLFKYLKAYSRGLNFSIFSSVANKIFDLMPPLMIGWIIDTVSGNIPQWIGGILGISEIWSAAIFLSGLIVIVFLLESFFQWMYQYGFMTLAQKVQHDLRLDAYKQMQSREIAYFEENRTGNLMAMLNDDINQLERFLNSSFNEIVQLITLFVFGSITLFSVSWELALVGMVPIPLIFLGSIYYQRKIAPYYRDIRAAVGELSNRLENNISGISVIKSFTAEKFEYKRVSEASENYKNANFNAIKYSSLYIPVIRTFIALGLGACMLLGSYWIINDTGKLTLGELTLFAMMIQSILWPITYLGRVFDEFERARASARRVFGLMDTPNVIQNPENPLPFDHIKGHIRLQGVRFAYNQQIEILKGIDFEVASGQIVGIAGPTGAGKTTLIKLLLRLYDVTQGSIQIDGKDLREVDMHTLRRQIALVSQEVYLFHGTIAENIAYSLENVSQQTIESAAQKAQLHDFVKSLPDGYDSIIGERGIKLSGGQRQRLSIARAILKDAPILILDEATSSVDTETERAIQENLRHLTVGKTALIIAHRLSTIRHAHQIIVLKEGRIAERDTHEALVAKGGIYADLWKVQIGELVN, from the coding sequence ATGTATGAAGTTCAAAATCCGATGTTGAGGCTCTTTAAATACTTAAAGGCTTATTCGAGGGGACTTAATTTTTCTATTTTTTCGAGTGTTGCCAATAAGATATTCGATTTGATGCCTCCATTGATGATTGGCTGGATAATAGATACGGTAAGTGGAAATATACCTCAATGGATAGGGGGAATATTGGGTATTTCCGAGATTTGGTCTGCCGCCATTTTTTTGAGTGGATTGATTGTTATTGTTTTTCTACTTGAAAGTTTTTTTCAGTGGATGTACCAGTATGGTTTCATGACCCTTGCTCAAAAAGTACAACATGACCTTCGATTGGATGCTTACAAGCAGATGCAAAGCCGTGAAATTGCTTATTTTGAAGAAAATAGAACGGGCAATTTGATGGCGATGCTCAATGATGACATCAATCAATTGGAGCGTTTTCTAAACAGTAGTTTCAATGAAATTGTCCAACTGATCACTTTGTTCGTTTTTGGATCTATTACTCTTTTCAGCGTTTCTTGGGAATTGGCACTCGTTGGTATGGTTCCTATTCCGCTTATTTTTCTGGGAAGTATCTATTATCAGCGAAAAATTGCTCCGTATTATCGAGATATACGTGCAGCCGTTGGAGAATTGAGTAATCGTTTGGAAAATAACATTTCGGGTATTTCGGTGATAAAAAGTTTTACTGCAGAAAAATTTGAATATAAGCGGGTTTCTGAGGCTTCAGAAAACTACAAAAATGCAAATTTTAATGCCATTAAATACAGTTCACTCTACATTCCCGTGATTCGCACCTTTATTGCATTGGGATTAGGGGCTTGTATGCTTTTGGGATCTTATTGGATTATCAATGATACGGGAAAATTGACATTGGGAGAATTGACCTTATTTGCGATGATGATTCAGTCCATATTGTGGCCCATCACTTATTTAGGGCGTGTGTTTGATGAGTTTGAGAGAGCAAGAGCCAGCGCACGTAGAGTTTTCGGACTGATGGATACACCGAATGTGATTCAAAATCCTGAAAATCCACTTCCTTTTGACCATATAAAAGGTCATATTCGTTTGCAGGGAGTTCGCTTCGCCTATAATCAACAAATAGAGATTCTAAAAGGTATTGATTTTGAAGTTGCATCGGGGCAAATTGTTGGTATTGCAGGGCCAACTGGTGCAGGTAAAACCACGCTTATCAAATTGCTTCTTAGATTGTATGATGTGACACAAGGAAGTATTCAAATAGATGGCAAAGATTTGAGAGAAGTGGACATGCACACCCTTCGACGACAGATTGCTTTGGTGAGCCAAGAAGTATATCTTTTTCATGGTACGATTGCAGAAAACATTGCATACAGTCTTGAAAATGTATCTCAACAAACGATTGAATCTGCAGCACAAAAGGCACAGTTACATGACTTTGTGAAAAGTTTGCCCGATGGTTATGATTCTATTATTGGAGAACGAGGCATCAAATTGTCGGGTGGTCAACGGCAACGCCTGAGTATTGCTAGAGCGATATTGAAGGATGCGCCGATTTTGATTTTGGATGAAGCGACCAGTTCGGTAGATACTGAAACAGAACGTGCTATTCAAGAAAACCTTCGTCATTTGACCGTTGGTAAAACCGCACTTATCATTGCCCACCGACTTTCTACTATTCGCCATGCCCATCAAATCATCGTTTTGAAGGAGGGAAGGATTGCAGAAAGAGATACACATGAAGCTTTGGTGGCCAAAGGAGGTATTTATGCAGATTTGTGGAAGGTGCAGATTGGAGAGTTGGTCAATTAG
- a CDS encoding thioredoxin family protein, translating into MNSNAAFAKGIEFFQGTWDEASTLARHLQRPLFVEAYSDTCGLCMQMEESVFSQEEVGSFYNNHFVNLKINVDKAEGHSFSKKYKVQVLPDLIFLHPMGYPIYRDLGDKDKVQLLTLAYKALKSPLISPKTTQLIESIQPFIPSKTMLETMNEQYAKGFQSPSFLHDYAYELRKHNEPYVEVVNTYLSHLKKNKLKSPKNILFVYDFSNNLQTDAMSILLRMRTTFEGQFGYAHIVNRIKSTALSNASIAAKDKNEKLFKETKQMLKKAKFWDEDRMVFLVESIYYKESADWRNYIYIVKEYIEKHGVRHPDFLHETAEDLMNYSEEVEDLELAKKWMETAIVQTQTYAYYNTYAHIMFKLGYLINAKTIAYKALEYSAPENKEGLSAKLLIDQIQNYITNTTTPFNRPIKL; encoded by the coding sequence ATGAATTCCAATGCCGCATTTGCAAAAGGAATTGAGTTTTTTCAAGGTACCTGGGATGAAGCAAGTACCTTAGCCAGGCATCTACAACGTCCACTATTTGTAGAAGCCTATAGTGATACGTGTGGACTTTGCATGCAGATGGAGGAAAGTGTTTTTAGTCAAGAAGAAGTAGGTAGTTTTTACAATAACCATTTCGTCAATCTAAAAATAAATGTGGACAAAGCAGAAGGACATAGTTTTTCAAAAAAATACAAGGTGCAAGTTTTACCCGACCTTATTTTCTTACATCCAATGGGTTATCCAATTTACCGAGATTTAGGCGACAAAGATAAAGTACAATTGCTAACATTGGCATACAAAGCCTTGAAATCTCCTTTGATCTCTCCCAAAACCACGCAATTGATAGAAAGTATCCAGCCATTTATTCCTTCAAAAACTATGTTGGAAACCATGAATGAGCAATACGCCAAAGGGTTTCAAAGCCCAAGTTTTTTACACGACTATGCGTATGAACTCAGGAAACACAATGAACCTTATGTGGAAGTGGTGAATACTTATCTCTCACATCTGAAAAAAAATAAGCTGAAAAGCCCTAAAAATATACTCTTTGTTTACGATTTCTCTAATAATTTACAGACAGATGCTATGAGTATTCTGTTACGAATGAGAACTACTTTTGAAGGTCAATTTGGTTATGCCCACATTGTCAACCGCATCAAATCTACAGCTTTGTCCAATGCCAGTATTGCCGCTAAAGATAAGAATGAAAAACTATTCAAAGAGACAAAACAAATGCTTAAGAAAGCAAAGTTTTGGGATGAAGATCGAATGGTTTTTTTGGTAGAATCCATTTATTACAAAGAGAGTGCTGATTGGAGAAATTATATCTATATAGTCAAAGAATATATCGAAAAGCATGGAGTCCGTCACCCAGATTTTTTACATGAAACAGCGGAGGATTTAATGAATTATTCAGAAGAAGTGGAGGACTTGGAGTTGGCAAAAAAATGGATGGAGACAGCAATTGTACAAACACAAACTTATGCGTATTACAATACCTATGCCCATATAATGTTCAAACTGGGATATTTGATAAATGCTAAGACCATTGCATACAAAGCTTTGGAATATTCAGCTCCTGAAAATAAGGAAGGTTTGAGTGCCAAATTGCTGATTGACCAGATTCAAAATTATATTACAAACACGACTACTCCCTTCAATCGCCCTATCAAACTCTAA